The following proteins are co-located in the Camelina sativa cultivar DH55 chromosome 12, Cs, whole genome shotgun sequence genome:
- the LOC109125192 gene encoding subtilisin-like protease SBT3.13, producing MDNSLQSSKLMLLLAISFVLFLNTELRFLTAAGALTMIAKYALFYLIYIVYLGKREHDDPELVTASHHQMLESLLQFKEDAHNSMIYSYQHGFSGFAALLTSSQAKEISEHPAVIHVIPNRILKLKTTRTWDHLGLSPIPTSFSSSSLSVKGLLHDTNMGSEAIIGVIDSGIWPESKVVNDQGLGPIPKRWRGKCEPGEQFNATIHCNNKLIGAKYYLNGLLAAVAGKFNRTIIQDFKSTRDANGHGTHTATIAGGSFVPNVSFYGLAGGMVRGGAPRARIASYKACWNIMGDEGGRTEGRCTSADMWKAFDDAIHDGVDVLSVSIGGSIPEDSEVDKLDYIAAFHAVAKGITVVAAAGNEGPGAQTVDNVAPWLLTVAATTLDRSFPTKITLGNKQTLMAESLFTGPEISTGLAFLDSDSDDNVDVKGKTVLVFDSASPIAGKDVAAVILAQKPDDLLSRCNGLHCIYADYELGTDILKYIRTTRSPTVRISVATTLTGQPATTKVAAFSCRGPNSVSPAILKPDIAAPGVSILAALSPLDPDAHNGFGLDSGTSMSTPVVSGIIALLKCLHPNWSPAAMRSALVTTAWRTSPTGEPIFAEGSNKKLETNNMATPHPGRAMKLRQSAKIMPRIALPPYAWHDDL from the exons TCTTttctatcttatatatatagtgtatctTGGCAAAAGAGAACATGATGATCCTGAACTTGTCACAGCTTCTCATCATCAAATGCTTGAATCACTTCTTCAATT CAAAGAAGACGCACATAACTCAATGATCTACAGCTACCAACATGGATTCTCTGGTTTTGCGGCACTTCTTACATCTTCACAAGCAAAGGAAATTTCAG AGCATCCAGCCGTAATCCATGTTATACCAAACCGGATTCTGAAACTGAAAACCACAAGAACTTGGGATCACCTTGGCCTCTCTCCAATtccaacttctttttcttcttcatcattatctGTAAAAGGTCTTCTTCATGACACCAACATGGGCAGTGAAGCTATCATCGGTGTCATTGATTCCG GGATATGGCCAGAGTCAAAGGTAGTCAACGATCAAGGCCTCGGACCAATACCTAAGCGTTGGAGAGGAAAATGTGAACCAGGAGAACAGTTTAACGCCACAATACATTGCAACAACAAGCTAATAGGAGCTAAGTACTATCTAAATGGTCTACTCGCCGCGGTTGCAGGAAAATTCAACAGAACAATCATCCAAGATTTCAAATCCACCAGAGATGCAAACGGTCACGGCACACATACGGCCACAATAGCCGGTGGCTCATTCGTTCCCAACGTGAGCTTCTATGGTCTAGCCGGAG GTATGGTCCGAGGTGGAGCTCCTCGGGCCCGCATAGCCTCTTACAAGGCGTGTTGGAACATAATGGGAGACGAAGGAGGAAGAACTGAGGGAAGATGCACATCTGCTGATATGTGGAAGGCTTTTGATGATGCGATACATGATGGGGTTGACGTTTTGTCAGTTTCTATTGGTGGGAGTATCCCCGAGGACTCCGAGGTCGATAAGCTCGATTATATCGCAGCTTTTCACGCGGTGGCTAAAGGGATTACGGTTGTGGCTGCTGCGGGTAACGAAGGCCCTGGTGCTCAGACTGTTGACAATGTTGCTCCTTGGCTCTTGACCGTTGCTGCCACTACTCTTGACCGGTCTTTTCCTACAAAGATCACACTTGGGAATAAACAAACCCTCATG GCTGAATCTCTGTTCACTGGACCGGAGATTTCAACCGGTTTAGCTTTCTTAGATTCAGACAGTGATGATAATGTTGATGTAAAGGGGAAAACAGTTCTTGTTTTCGATAGTGCTTCTCCAATTGCAGGGAAAGATGTAGCAGCAGTCATCTTAGCCCAAAAGCCTGACGATCTTCTTTCTCGATGCAATGGTTTACACTGCATTTACGCAGATTACGAGCTTGGAACtgacattttaaaatatatacgtACCACCAG ATCTCCCACTGTGAGAATTAGTGTGGCTACTACACTAACCGGTCAGCCTGCAACGACTAAAGTTGCTGCATTCTCATGTAGAGGACCTAATTCGGTTTCACCAGCCATTCTCAAG CCTGATATAGCAGCTCCGGGTGTGAGCATACTCGCAGCGTTAAGTCCGCTTGATCCTGATGCGCACAACGGATTTGGACTTGATTCAGGGACATCGATGTCGACTCCTGTTGTTTCCGGAATCATAGCTCTGCTCAAATGTCTACACCCTAATTGGTCTCCTGCTGCAATGAGATCAGCTTTGGTCACAACAG CTTGGAGGACAAGTCCAACTGGAGAACCTATTTTTGCTGAAGGATCAAACAAGAAGCTT GAGACGAATAATATGGCGACACCTCATCCCGGGAGAGCAATGAAACTGCGACAAAGTGCCAAAATTATGCCGCGCATTGCCCTACCACCATATGCATGGCATGATGACTTGTAG
- the LOC104731374 gene encoding subtilisin-like protease SBT3.13 — protein MENSIQSSKLVRVLSIALVLFLNIELNFLAVAGALDNDKRVYIVYLGEREHDDPELVTASHHLMLESLLQSKEDAHNSMIYSYQHGFSGFAALLTSSQAKEISEHPAVIHVTPNRFLKLKTTRTWDHLGLSPIPTSFASPSSVKGLLHDSNMGSEAIIGVIDSGIWPESKVFNDQGLGPIPKRWRGKCESGEEFNATIHCNNKLIGAKYYLKGLLAEIGGNFNRTIIQDYKSNRDAKGHGTHTATIAGGSFVSNASYYGLAGGTVRGGAPRSRIASYKPCWNIMRVDGSCTSADMWKAFDDAIHDGVDVLSVSLGEDIPEGSEVDTSDTIAAFHAVAKGITVVAAAGNEGPGAQTVSNVAPWLLTVAATTLDWSFPTKITLGNNKTLFAESLFTGPEISTGLAFLDVHSDDNVDVKGKTVLVFHNSFAIIGKDVAAVILAQKPNDLLSRCNGLHCIYADYELGTDILKYIRTTRSPTVRISAATTLTGQPATAKVAGFSCRGPNSVSPAILKPDIAAPGVSILAASSPLDLEQHNGFKLDSGTSMATPVVSGIIALLKSLHPNWSPAAIRSALVTTAWRTSPSGEPIFAEGSNKKLADPFDYGGGLVNPEKAAKPGLVYDMGIKDYINYMCSAGYNDSSISRVLGKKNKCPTPEPSILDINLPSITIPNLEKEVTLKRTVTNVGPIKSVYKAVIESPLGITLTVKPTTLVFNSAANRVLTFSVQAKTSHKVNSGYFFGSLTWTDGVHNVTIPVSVKTKIRIKP, from the exons ATGGAGAATTCTATACAAAGTTCCAAACTTGTGCGTGTGTTATCAATTGCTTTGGTCCTATTTCTTAACATAGAGTTGAATTTTCTTGCAGTTGCAGGAGCCTTAGACAATGATAAAAGA GTTTATATAGTATATCTTGGCGAAAGAGAACACGATGATCCAGAACTCGTCACTGCCTCTCATCATCTAATGCTTGAATCACTTCTTCAAAG caaAGAAGATGCACATAACTCAATGATCTACAGCTACCAACATGGATTTTCTGGTTTCGCAGCACTGCTTACATCTTCGCAAGCAAAGGAAATCTCAG AGCATCCAGCAGTAATCCATGTTACACCAAACCGGTTTCTAAAACTGAAAACCACAAGAACTTGGGATCACCTTGGTCTCTCTCCGATTCCAACTTCCTTTGCTTCACCATCATCTGTAAAAGGTCTTCTTCATGACAGCAACATGGGCAGTGAAGCTATCATCGGTGTCATTGATtccg GGATATGGCCAGAGTCAAAGGTATTCAACGATCAAGGTCTTGGACCAATACCTAAGCGTTGGAGAGGAAAATGTGAATCAGGAGAAGAGTTTAACGCCACAATACATTGCAACAACAAGCTAATAGGAGCGAAGTACTATCTTAAGGGTCTACTGGCTGAGATTGGAGGAAACTTCAACAGAACAATCATCCAAGATTACAAATCCAACAGAGATGCAAAGGGTCACGGCACGCATACAGCCACAATTGCCGGTGGCTCATTCGTCTCCAACGCAAGCTACTATGGTCTAGCAGGAG GTACCGTCCGAGGCGGTGCTCCTCGGTCCCGCATAGCTTCATACAAGCCGTGTTGGAACATAATGCGAGTCGACGGAAGTTGCACATCTGCTGATATGTGGAAAGCTTTTGATGATGCTATACATGATGGGGTTGATGTTTTGTCGGTTTCTCTCGGGGAAGATATTCCCGAGGGTTCTGAGGTTGATACAAGCGATACAATTGCGGCTTTCCACGCGGTGGCTAAAGGGATCACGGTGGTGGCTGCAGCGGGTAACGAAGGCCCTGGAGCTCAGACTGTTAGCAATGTTGCTCCTTGGCTCTTGACCGTTGCTGCAACTACTCTTGACTGGTCTTTTCCTACAAAGATCACACTTGGGAATAACAAAACCCTCTTC GCTGAATCTCTGTTCACTGGACCGGAGATTTCAACCGGTTTAGCTTTCTTGGACGTACACAGTGATGATAATGTTGATGTGAAGGGGAAAACAGTTCTTGTTTTCCATAATTCCTTTGCAATTATAGGGAAAGATGTAGCAGCAGTCATCTTAGCCCAAAAGCCTAACGATCTTCTTTCTCGATGCAATGGTTTACACTGCATTTACGCAGATTACGAGCTTGGAACtgacattttaaaatatatacgtACCACCAG ATCTCCCACTGTGAGAATTAGTGCGGCTACTACACTAACCGGTCAGCCTGCAACGGCTAAAGTTGCTGGATTCTCATGCAGAGGACCTAATTCGGTTTCACCAGCCATTCTCAAG CCTGATATAGCAGCCCCGGGTGTGAGCATACTCGCGGCATCTAGTCCGCTTGATCTAGAACAACACAACGGATTTAAACTCGACTCAGGGACATCGATGGCAACTCCTGTTGTTTCCGGAATCATAGCTCTCCTCAAATCTTTACACCCTAATTGGTCTCCAGCAGCAATAAGATCAGCTTTAGTCACAACAG CTTGGAGGACAAGTCCATCTGGAGAACCCATTTTTGCTGAAGGATCAAACAAGAAGCTAGCAGATCCATTTGACTATGGAGGTGGACTAGTAAACCCTGAAAAAGCTGCAAAGCCCGGACTTGTCTATGATATGGGGATCAAAGATTACATCAATTATATGTGTTCTGCGGGTTACAATGACTCCTCAATCTCTCGTGTGCTCGGTAAAAAGAACAAGTGTCCAACTCCTGAGCCATCAATTCTTGATATAAACCTACCTTCAATCACAATCCCAAATCTTGAGAAAGAGGTCACACTCAAAAGAACTGTAACCAATGTTGGACCCATCAAGTCAGTCTATAAAGCCGTGATCGAGTCTCCTCTTGGTATAACTCTCACCGTGAAACCGACCACACTCGTGTTTAACTCTGCAGCTAACAGAGTACTCACTTTCTCGGTTCAGGCTAAAACGAGTCATAAAGTCAACAGTGGCTACTTCTTTGGCAGCTTAACATGGACTGATGGTGTTCATAACGTTACCATTCCTGTCTCTGTTAAGACAAAGATTAGGATCAAGCCTTAA
- the LOC104731373 gene encoding neuropeptide-like protein 31, with protein MFTKSFLLASLLLIIFVATTESSRQKSGNNGLGFGGVPGSGFAGIPGFGNGFPGNGMGGGYGGGFGGPKGGFGKGGVVRPTVTCKEKGPCNGKKLRCPAKCFSSFSRSGKGYGGGGGGGGCTMDCKKKCIAYC; from the coding sequence atgtttacaaaatcTTTCCTTttagcttctcttcttctcatcatcttcgTTGCTACAACTGAATCATCTCGTCAGAAGAGTGGGAACAATGGTTTAGGATTTGGAGGAGTACCCGGATCCGGATTTGCTGGAATACCCGGGTTTGGAAACGGCTTTCCGGGGAACGGAATGGGCGGTGGATACGGTGGAGGGTTCGGTGGTCCAAAAGGTGGTTTTGGGAAAGGAGGTGTGGTTAGGCCAACTGTGACTTGTAAAGAGAAAGGACCTTGTAATGGCAAGAAGCTGAGGTGTCCTGCTAAGTGTTTCAGCTCTTTTAGCCGCTCCGGGAAAGGATACGGCggtggaggtggtggaggaggttgcaCCATGGATTGTAAGAAGAAGTGTATCGCTTATTGTTAA
- the LOC104731375 gene encoding protein LOL2-like — protein sequence MEETQMQEKEEEQKHREKEEDEEEDEEGPPPGWEAAVLPPPVAAVNHNPTTVKIPEMAQMVCGSCRRLLSYLRGSKQVKCSCCHTANLVLEANQVGQVTCNNCKLLLMYPYGAPSVRCSSCNSITDIRENNKRPPWSEQQGPAKSLSSVR from the exons ATGGAAGAGACACAAATgcaggagaaggaagaagaacaaaagcaccgtgaaaaagaagaagatgaagaggaagacgaagaaggacCACCTCCGGGATGGGAAGCTGCAGTTCTTCCTCCTCCAGTCGCTGCCGTAAACCACAATCCCACCACCGTCAAAATTCCCG AGATGGCACAAATGGTATGTGGATCTTGCAGGCGTTTGCTTTCGTATCTAAGAGGATCCAAACAAGTCAAGTGCTCTTGTTGTCACACTGCTAATCTCGTTCTTGAAG CTAACCAGGTCGGCCAGGTGACTTGCAATAATTGCAAACTGCTCCTCATGTATCCTTATGGAGCTCCATCTGTTAGATGTTCCTCCTGCAACTCTATCACAGATATCAGA GAAAACAACAAACGACCTCCATGGTCTGAGCAGCAAGGACCAGCCAAAAGTTTAAGCAGTGTCCGGTAA
- the LOC104731377 gene encoding endonuclease 3 isoform X2, which produces MWIVSILVLTQLVHGALCWGDDGHYSVCKIAQGYFEEDTVVAVKKLLPEYADGELAAVCSWPDEIKKLPQWRWTSALHFADTPDYKCNYEYSRAIFNYTNQLMSASGNSQSIVHYNLTEALMFLSHYMGDIHQPLHEGFIGDLGGNKIKVHWYNHETNLHRVWDDMIIESALVTYYNSSLPRMIQSLQTKLENGWSNDVPSWESCQLNQAACPNPYASESIDLACKYAYKNATAGTTLGDYYFVSRLPVVEKRLAQGGIRLAATLNRIFSTKPKISRA; this is translated from the exons ATGTGGATTGTGAGTATACTAGTGCTTACACAGCTAGTTCATGGAGCTCTGTGTTGGGGAGATGATGGTCATTACTCTGTCTGCAAAATAGCTCAG GGTTATTTTGAGGAAGATACAGTAGTTGCAGTGAAGAAACTTCTGCCTGAATATGCTGATGGTGAGCTAGCAGCTGTTTGCTCATGGCCTGATGAAATCAAAAAGCTACCTCAATGGCGATGGACTAGTGCTTTGCATTTTGCTGACACACCTGATTACAAATGCAACTATGAGTATTCTC GAGCAATCTTCAATTACACAAACCAACTAATGTCTGCCTCTGGAAACTCTCAGAGTATAGTCCACT ATAACTTGACAGAGGCTCTCATGTTCTTATCACATTATATGGGAGATATCCATCAG CCTTTACATGAAGGCTTTATTGGAGATCTAGGtggtaacaaaataaaagtccACTGGTACAACCACGAAACTAATTTGCACCGT GTGTGGGATGACATGATAATTGAGTCTGCTCTAGTAACATACTACAATTCAAGCCTTCCACGCATGATTCAATCCCTTCAAACCAAACTCGAG AACGGCTGGTCAAATGATGTTCCTTCGTGGGAGTCATGTCAACTTAACCAAGCGGCCTGCCCAAATCC ATATGCTTCTGAAAGCATTGATCTTGCCTGCAAATATGCTTACAAGAACGCCACCGCAGGGACTACTTTAGGAG ATTACTATTTCGTCTCTCGGTTACCCGTTGTAGAGAAGAGGCTTGCACAAGGCGGAATCCGCTTGGCAGCGACTCTTAACCGAATATTTTCTACAAAACCGAAGATTTCTAGAGCATGA
- the LOC104731377 gene encoding endonuclease 3 isoform X1 has product MWIVSILVLTQLVHGALCWGDDGHYSVCKIAQGYFEEDTVVAVKKLLPEYADGELAAVCSWPDEIKKLPQWRWTSALHFADTPDYKCNYEYSRDCPKDWCVTGAIFNYTNQLMSASGNSQSIVHYNLTEALMFLSHYMGDIHQPLHEGFIGDLGGNKIKVHWYNHETNLHRVWDDMIIESALVTYYNSSLPRMIQSLQTKLENGWSNDVPSWESCQLNQAACPNPYASESIDLACKYAYKNATAGTTLGDYYFVSRLPVVEKRLAQGGIRLAATLNRIFSTKPKISRA; this is encoded by the exons ATGTGGATTGTGAGTATACTAGTGCTTACACAGCTAGTTCATGGAGCTCTGTGTTGGGGAGATGATGGTCATTACTCTGTCTGCAAAATAGCTCAG GGTTATTTTGAGGAAGATACAGTAGTTGCAGTGAAGAAACTTCTGCCTGAATATGCTGATGGTGAGCTAGCAGCTGTTTGCTCATGGCCTGATGAAATCAAAAAGCTACCTCAATGGCGATGGACTAGTGCTTTGCATTTTGCTGACACACCTGATTACAAATGCAACTATGAGTATTCTC GGGACTGCCCTAAAGACTGGTGTGTGACAGGAGCAATCTTCAATTACACAAACCAACTAATGTCTGCCTCTGGAAACTCTCAGAGTATAGTCCACT ATAACTTGACAGAGGCTCTCATGTTCTTATCACATTATATGGGAGATATCCATCAG CCTTTACATGAAGGCTTTATTGGAGATCTAGGtggtaacaaaataaaagtccACTGGTACAACCACGAAACTAATTTGCACCGT GTGTGGGATGACATGATAATTGAGTCTGCTCTAGTAACATACTACAATTCAAGCCTTCCACGCATGATTCAATCCCTTCAAACCAAACTCGAG AACGGCTGGTCAAATGATGTTCCTTCGTGGGAGTCATGTCAACTTAACCAAGCGGCCTGCCCAAATCC ATATGCTTCTGAAAGCATTGATCTTGCCTGCAAATATGCTTACAAGAACGCCACCGCAGGGACTACTTTAGGAG ATTACTATTTCGTCTCTCGGTTACCCGTTGTAGAGAAGAGGCTTGCACAAGGCGGAATCCGCTTGGCAGCGACTCTTAACCGAATATTTTCTACAAAACCGAAGATTTCTAGAGCATGA
- the LOC104731378 gene encoding endonuclease 4 isoform X1, with protein sequence MSLSLRQWLATVLVLTQLIHGALCWGKEGHYAVCKIAESYFEEETAAAVKKLLPEYAEGDLASVCSWPDEIKHHWQWRWTSPLHYVDTPDYRCNYEYCRPFILPSSNCLPVFPVFISENPINMLCLCEGDCHDTHKHQDRCVTGAIFNYTMQLMSASENSHAIVHYNLTEALMFLSHYIGDVHQPLHVGFLGDEGGNTITVRWYRRKTNLHHVWDNMIIESALKTYYNKSLPLFIQALQTNLTHGWSNDVPSWESCQLNKTACPNPYASESINLACKYAYRNATPGTTLGDDYFLSRLPVVEKRLAQGGIRLAATLNRIFSSKSKLAGSYN encoded by the exons ATGAGTTTGTCGCTGCGACAGTGGTTAGCTACAGTACTCGTGCTTACACAGCTCATCCATGGAGCTTTGTGTTGGGGCAAAGAAGGTCATTACGCCGTTTGCAAAATCGCCGAG AGCTACTTTGAGGAAGAAACTGCAGCTGCAGTGAAGAAACTTCTACCTGAATATGCTGAAGGTGATTTAGCATCTGTTTGCTCATGGCCTGATGAGATTAAACACCATTGGCAATGGAGATGGACTAGCCCTTTGCACTATGTTGACACACCTGATTACAGATGCAACTACGAGTATTGTCGTCCGTTTATTCTTCCCTCTTCCAACTGCTTACCTGTTTTTCCTGTTTTCATATCCGAAAATCCAATCAATATGTTGTGTCTTTGTGAAGGGGATTGCCACGATACTCATAAGCATCAAGACCGGTGTGTGACAGGAGCGATTTTCAATTACACTATGCAACTTATGTCGGCTTCTGAAAACTCGCATGCTATAGTCCACT ACAACTTGACTGAGGCTCTCATGTTCTTATCACATTATATTGGAGACGTTCACCAG CCTTTGCATGTTGGTTTTCTGGGAGATGAAGGTGGAAACACGATAACAGTCCGCTGGTATCGTCGCAAAACAAATCTGCACCAT GTCTGGGATAACATGATAATTGAGTCTGCTCTTAAAACATACTACAATAAAAGTCTTCCACTCTTTATACAAGCACTTCAAACCAATCTTACG CACGGCTGGTCAAATGATGTTCCATCGTGGGAGTCATGTCAACTTAACAAAACGGCCTGCCCAAATCC GTATGCATCTGAAAGCATAAATCTGGCCTGCAAGTATGCTTACAGGAACGCTACACCCGGGACTACTTTAGGAG ATGATTATTTCCTCTCTCGTTTACCCGTTGTGGAGAAGAGACTTGCACAAGGTGGGATTCGCTTGGCAGCCACTCTTAACCGTATATTCTCTTCAAAATCTAAGCTTGCTGGTTCATATAACTGA
- the LOC104731378 gene encoding endonuclease 4 isoform X2 has translation MSLSLRQWLATVLVLTQLIHGALCWGKEGHYAVCKIAESYFEEETAAAVKKLLPEYAEGDLASVCSWPDEIKHHWQWRWTSPLHYVDTPDYRCNYEYCRDCHDTHKHQDRCVTGAIFNYTMQLMSASENSHAIVHYNLTEALMFLSHYIGDVHQPLHVGFLGDEGGNTITVRWYRRKTNLHHVWDNMIIESALKTYYNKSLPLFIQALQTNLTHGWSNDVPSWESCQLNKTACPNPYASESINLACKYAYRNATPGTTLGDDYFLSRLPVVEKRLAQGGIRLAATLNRIFSSKSKLAGSYN, from the exons ATGAGTTTGTCGCTGCGACAGTGGTTAGCTACAGTACTCGTGCTTACACAGCTCATCCATGGAGCTTTGTGTTGGGGCAAAGAAGGTCATTACGCCGTTTGCAAAATCGCCGAG AGCTACTTTGAGGAAGAAACTGCAGCTGCAGTGAAGAAACTTCTACCTGAATATGCTGAAGGTGATTTAGCATCTGTTTGCTCATGGCCTGATGAGATTAAACACCATTGGCAATGGAGATGGACTAGCCCTTTGCACTATGTTGACACACCTGATTACAGATGCAACTACGAGTATTGTC GGGATTGCCACGATACTCATAAGCATCAAGACCGGTGTGTGACAGGAGCGATTTTCAATTACACTATGCAACTTATGTCGGCTTCTGAAAACTCGCATGCTATAGTCCACT ACAACTTGACTGAGGCTCTCATGTTCTTATCACATTATATTGGAGACGTTCACCAG CCTTTGCATGTTGGTTTTCTGGGAGATGAAGGTGGAAACACGATAACAGTCCGCTGGTATCGTCGCAAAACAAATCTGCACCAT GTCTGGGATAACATGATAATTGAGTCTGCTCTTAAAACATACTACAATAAAAGTCTTCCACTCTTTATACAAGCACTTCAAACCAATCTTACG CACGGCTGGTCAAATGATGTTCCATCGTGGGAGTCATGTCAACTTAACAAAACGGCCTGCCCAAATCC GTATGCATCTGAAAGCATAAATCTGGCCTGCAAGTATGCTTACAGGAACGCTACACCCGGGACTACTTTAGGAG ATGATTATTTCCTCTCTCGTTTACCCGTTGTGGAGAAGAGACTTGCACAAGGTGGGATTCGCTTGGCAGCCACTCTTAACCGTATATTCTCTTCAAAATCTAAGCTTGCTGGTTCATATAACTGA